From the genome of Mycobacterium dioxanotrophicus, one region includes:
- a CDS encoding GntR family transcriptional regulator produces MSEAPSLLRLEKTSLREQALSALRRAITSGQLQPGTHLVETDLSDALQISRGTLREAMRQLQQEGLISAGARGRLSVRHLDAKEIKDIFDVRGALESLAASDLASRDDRATAVSALRSAVADMERWAAANLEDRIEADLKFHRTMCHLSGNETLLHSWSSLEGSIRMSIMYAGVDRALKNMDAKRHLDIVDAIESGDPAAAAAAVRDHMCTAAAVLVD; encoded by the coding sequence ATGTCGGAGGCCCCGTCGCTGCTGCGACTTGAGAAGACCAGCCTGCGCGAACAGGCGCTGTCAGCGCTGCGCCGGGCCATCACCTCTGGTCAGCTTCAGCCCGGTACCCACCTCGTGGAGACCGACCTGTCCGATGCCCTGCAGATCAGCCGAGGCACGCTACGCGAGGCCATGCGTCAACTGCAGCAGGAAGGGCTGATCTCGGCGGGGGCGCGCGGTCGACTGTCGGTGCGGCACCTCGACGCCAAGGAGATCAAGGACATCTTCGACGTCCGCGGTGCCCTGGAGTCGCTGGCCGCCAGTGACCTGGCGTCGCGGGACGATCGGGCCACGGCGGTATCGGCCCTGCGCAGCGCCGTCGCCGACATGGAGCGATGGGCCGCGGCCAACCTGGAGGACCGCATCGAGGCCGACCTCAAGTTCCACCGGACCATGTGTCACCTGAGCGGCAACGAGACCCTCCTGCATTCGTGGTCGTCCCTGGAGGGCAGCATCCGGATGTCGATCATGTACGCCGGGGTGGACCGCGCGCTCAAGAACATGGACGCCAAACGTCATCTCGACATCGTCGACGCCATCGAATCGGGCGACCCGGCTGCGGCAGCGGCCGCGGTCCGGGACCACATGTGCACCGCCGCGGCGGTCCTGGTCGACTAG
- a CDS encoding transketolase family protein, with product MSTKLRTSAMIASFADPGQKTTPAPFGHALVKAAQADDRIVGLTADLGKYTDMHIFAQAFPERFFQMGMAEQLLFGAAAGMAETGLIPFASTYSVFAARRAYDFICLDVAEPGLNVNIVGGLPGLTTGYGPSHQATEDVAIFRGMPGLTIVDPCDSVDIEQAVPQLAEHAGPTYLRLLRGNVPTVLDEYGYTFELGKAKVVRPGNDVVFVSSGLMTMRALLAAEELTAHNVDAAVVHAPTLKPFDAETVLRELDSDRLALTLENHTVVGGLFETVASAMVQRGVGRQVTPIALPDEFLAAGALPTLHDRYGLSTRRIVASVLERL from the coding sequence ATGAGCACCAAACTTCGCACCTCGGCGATGATCGCGTCGTTCGCCGATCCCGGGCAGAAGACCACACCGGCACCGTTCGGGCACGCCCTGGTGAAAGCCGCGCAGGCTGATGACCGCATCGTCGGACTCACCGCTGATCTGGGCAAGTACACCGACATGCACATTTTCGCGCAAGCCTTTCCGGAGCGGTTCTTCCAGATGGGCATGGCCGAGCAGCTGTTGTTCGGCGCCGCGGCCGGTATGGCCGAGACGGGCCTGATCCCTTTCGCGTCAACCTATTCGGTGTTCGCCGCGCGGCGGGCCTACGACTTCATCTGCCTCGACGTCGCCGAGCCGGGGCTCAATGTCAACATCGTCGGTGGATTGCCTGGGCTCACAACGGGTTACGGGCCGTCACACCAGGCGACCGAGGACGTCGCGATCTTCCGGGGGATGCCGGGGCTGACCATCGTCGATCCGTGCGATTCGGTCGACATCGAGCAGGCCGTGCCCCAGTTGGCCGAGCATGCCGGACCCACGTATCTGCGGCTGTTACGAGGAAACGTGCCCACTGTCCTCGATGAGTACGGATACACGTTCGAACTCGGCAAAGCCAAGGTGGTGCGGCCCGGCAACGACGTCGTGTTCGTCTCGAGCGGCCTGATGACGATGCGGGCGTTGCTGGCGGCCGAGGAACTGACGGCCCACAATGTCGACGCGGCCGTGGTGCACGCGCCGACGCTCAAGCCGTTCGACGCCGAAACTGTGCTGCGCGAACTGGATTCGGACCGCCTGGCGCTGACGCTGGAGAACCACACCGTGGTCGGCGGCTTGTTCGAGACGGTGGCCTCGGCCATGGTGCAGCGCGGGGTCGGCCGGCAGGTCACGCCCATCGCGCTGCCGGACGAATTTCTGGCCGCCGGGGCACTGCCGACACTGCACGACCGCTACGGGCTGTCGACTCGGCGCATCGTCGCTTCGGTCCTCGAGCGACTGTAG